The Arcanobacterium wilhelmae region AAGAAGAACTGATCTCACAGTTGCTTGAACTGGGGGCGCTTCCCGATGGGAAGCGCCCCCAGCGTCATTCTTTTCGCGTTCGTTCTTATCGCGAGCCTGAAAACCTGGGGGCCTCGAAGTCCGAAAGCTAATGCCTCAAAGAGCAGTACGAGGTTTAAGAGCAAAACATGGGGGAGCACAACCACAACACTGGGGTTGGGGGCCTAAACTATCGGGCCGAGAAAAAACAAATTGGCGGAACCCCCGGAAATGCACGGAGGGCCGGGAGCAAAGCTCCCGGCCCTCCAATCGCGATTGCCGAGGTCACTACTCTCAGCAAGAATTGATCGGTCGGCCATCCACGCATTTGGCCGCCCGATCCAACGGTAAAGCTACTTAACGGGGCACAACTCCCTTTCACACTTACCGCTATTCACTTGTCCGCTAGGCGGATCATTCAGGAGGAGAACACTCAACTCCTTCGCGATATCTCCAGTATCGCACACCGAACCTTGGAATAAAACTGTGCAACACTGGGAATTTTCTGGAAATTTGAACCGCGTTTCCGCAGGTCACAGCGAAATCCTCCCATTCTCATCGCGATCAAAAAATGGGGTAGTCTTCCAGAACGTCGGACGGATGCCAACCGACCATTTCACGATCCACCACAGAGCCTCAATCAGCCCCGCCCCCAGTAGACCAAACCCTGCGCCAGTGAGCATCATCGAGGCATTCGACGAATCCAGCGAGAAGAACCACTGCGCCGGCCCCCAGAAAAAGAACACACCATACCCCACGAGCGGCAGAACAATCAGCGTGATCTTCCACCATGTCCACGGCCGTGCCACGCACGCGAGCACCCAGGTGGAGGCGATAATCAGCGCCAGCAGCGCCGCCGTCGACTCGCGCATATGCTCCTGCGGAACGTTCCAACCACCCGACGTCACCAGATACGTCGTAAACGACACCGCACCCACAATAAAGCCCGCCGGCAACGCAAACCGGATCGTCCTCTTCACGAACCCATCACGCGCCCGCGAATTATTCGGGGGAAGCGAGAGAATAAACGCGGGAATACCGATCGTAAACCAGCCCGTAATCGACACGTGGATCGGAAGGAACGGATACGGTACCTGCGCGAGCACCACAAGGATCGCAAGCATCGCCGAATAGATCGTCTTCGTCAAGAACAGGTTCGCCACACGCTCGATGTTCCCGATCACGCGACGCCCCTCGGCCACCACATACGGCAACGTTGCAAATTTGTCGTCAAGCAACACAATCTTTGCCACCGACCGGGTCGCCGAAGCACCAGAACCCATGGCCACGCCGATATCTGCATCCTTCAAAGCGAGCACGTCGTTCACGCCGTCGCCCGTCATCGCCACAGTGTGGCCTTCGCCTTGCAAAGCCTTCACCATGGCCTGCTTCTGATCTGGGCGCACACGCCCAAACACGCGGTTACCATTGACAACCTCGGCAAACTCGTCGTCGCCAATCTCACGGGCGTCAACTGTGGTACCAGCGTCGTAACCGAGGCGCGAGGTCACAGCACCAACCGAACGCGCGTTGTCACCGGAAATCACCTTCACCTCGACATCCTGCCGGGCAAAGTAATCGAGCGTATCGCCAGCGTCGGGACGGATCTTCTGCACGAACGTGATCAGCCCAACCGGCTCAAGCTGACCCGGCGCGTCTGCAGCCGTCACCGGCACCGATGCGCGGCCCACCAGCAGCACACGTAGCCCCGTATCCCCCAGCTCGGTAGCACGGCGCTCCACGTCCGTCCCGGATGCCAGCACGTCCGGCGCACCCATCACCCAATGCTCGCCATTTGCAAAGCTCACACCAGACCACTTTTTCGCCGACGTGAAGGGCTGGCGCTCCACCACCTCCCACAATCGCTCCGGTGCGCCAAGCTCGTTCGCCACAGCCTTCATCGTCACGTTCGGATCCGGATCCGCGGCAGCGAGCTGCGCCAACCCCTCGCGTGCCCGCTCCTCGCCGAGCGCGCCAACCAGCTCAAAATCACCAAACTCGAGCGTATTTTCCGTCAGCGTGCCCGTCTTATCTGCACACACCACATCCACACGGGCCAAACCCTCAATCGCCGGCAACTCCTGAACCAGGCACTTGCGCAAGCCGAGCCGGATCACACCAAGCGCGAACGCCGTCGTCGTGATCAACACCAGCCCCTCCGGAACCATCGGCACCAACGCGCCCGCGATGCGCAGAACCACATCCGAATACGTTTGCGTGCCCGGCTGACGCACCTGCGAAACCACAATCAGAATGCCAACCGGGATCAACACCCACGTAATAATCTTCAAAATCTGGTTAATCCCCGCCTGGAGCTGGGACTTTGCCAGCGAATACTTTGACGCCTCGGCAGTCAGCTTCGCAGCATACGAATCCGCGCCCACTTTCGTCACCTGGTAATCGCCCGAGCCCGACACCACAAAACTACCGGACATGACCGTATCGCCCGGCGCCTTGTGCACCGGATCCGACTCTCCCGTGAGCATCGACTCGTCAACATCCAGGTACTGTGAATCCAGCACTTCGCCGTCCACCACGATCTGCGCGCCGGCGCCGATATGGAGCACGTCATCGAGCACAATCTCGCTTTGCTCGAGCTCCACAAGCTCGCCGTCGCGCCACGCCTGCGGATGCTCCTCGCCAAGAATCGTGAGCTCAGAGAGCGTCTTGCGGGCACGTAGCTCCTGGATAATACCCACCACCGAGTTCACCACGATCAGCCCGCCGAACGTAGCCTGGATCCAATGCCCAGTAGTGAGCACCACGGCGAACAGCACACCCAAAATCGCGTTAATCCGCGTAAAAACGTTGGTTCGGATGATGTCCCAGGTGGTCTTCCCCGCGCTTGGCGGCAACACGTTGCGACGCCCATCCGTCATGCGCTCAGCCACCTCGGCGCCACTCAGCCCCAGAATTTCACGAGTCTCCATGCACTCCCTTTCGTCTGGGAATCAGGTTACCGCGCACCTACGACAGAAAACCTCAGTCACTGGGCGGATTCCGCCATCCACAAATGACGACGCCGGTGCGCGGACCGCAACGACACAGGTGCGCGAGAAGCGACCGACCGCGCAACGTGCGCACCAACGTCGGGAACAGGCAGGCCCCACCGCGCCTTGCCGTCGATTACGCCACAAATCCCCAGCTATTTGCGAGTGAAATTCATTGCATCGGTAGAATTTTTGCGGCACAAGTCCAACTACTGAAAAGAAGTGTTCACAAAATGAAGAAGATTTTTGCAGCGGCAGCCGTGTCGCTCCTCGCACTCGCAGGCTGCTCTGCCACCCCGACGTCGTCGTCGAGCTCCGCAGCCGCCACCGACGAGGCCGTCAAGCTCGACGGCACCTACAACTCGGTCGAAGAGCTCCACAAGGCCGTCGTCGACGCCGGCTACACATGCGACGCCTACTCCGACAAGATGAAGAGCAAAGACGAGGCTGGCAAGGAAACCGAAGCCGAGATCGGCTACAACAAGGCCACCTGCAACGGCATGGACATCCTTACTGTGACCGCGAACCGCGGCGGAAACACCGCCGACATCCACATCGCCGAAGCCGACACCCCCAAGGGCGAGAAGATGTACTTCCTCGTCGGCGACAACTGGAACGTCAAGGGCGAGAAGGCCGATCTTGAAAAGATCGCAGAGAAGATGAAGGGCGAAGTCCAGGAAGTGACCGGCACCTCCGTTCCGGATCCGTCGGCCGCACCGGCCAAGTGATTCTATTCACCGGGTAGCTCACCCGAGTTTGAATACCAAGAGGTGGAAGCAGGCATCCTGCTTCCACCTCTTATTCGTTGGTACGCGCTTGGTTAAGCGCGGCCCTAAAAGCGATTTCCCCGGTATCCACTTTTTGGCGGAATACCGGGGAAATCTGGTGGCGGTGACGGTGGGATTTGAACCCACGGTACGGGGTTACCGTACACAGCATTTCGAGTGCTGCACCTTCGGCCGCTCGGACACGTCACCTCGGCAACCAATAGTACGTGCATTTGGGTGAACAGGCAAAATATGCTCCTGTTACCCACGCCACGTCCAACAACTATCGCAAACGCTCAAACCACTCGCCAAGCTGGCGCGCCGCCGTCTCTTGCTCAAGCCCACCGATCACCTCGATGGGAGCACCAAGTCGTGCATCACGCAAGACATCACGCACCGAGCCAGCAGCCCCAGCCTTCTCGTCCCACGCACCAAACACCACGCGCGATACCCGTGCATTCACAATCGCACCCGCGCACATCGTGCACGGCTCGAGCGACACCACCAGCGTGCACCCACTCAAGTTCCACCCACCGAGCACGCCAGCCGCCTCACGCATCGCGTTGATCTCAGCATGACCGGCAGGGTCGGCGTCGCGCTCACGGGTGTTGTAACCGCGGCCCACCACCTCGCCAGAAGGCGAAATAACCACAGCACCAACAGGCACATCACCGGCGTCGCCAGCACGCCGCGCCAGCTCGAAAGCCTCGCCCATCCAAACGCGCTCAATCTCATACATATTGCCCATCGTATTGAAGGGCTCTCCCCCTGCGCACGCGGTAGATTTAAAGCATGGAGATTAACGTCATTGAGCACCCGCTTGTTTCGCACAAGCTCACGGTGTTGCGCGATAAGGAAACGCCGTCCCCGATCTTCCGCCAGATCGTGGAAGAGATCATCATGTTGCTGTCGTACGAATCCACTCGCGACGTGCTGGTGGAGCCCGTTGAGATCGATACCCCGGTTGCTCACATGACCGGCTCTGCTCTCGCGACGCCCGGCCCGATTGTGGTGCCGATCCTGCGTGCGGGTCTGGGCATGCTCGAGGGCATGACCCGCCTGATGCCCACGGCCGAGGTTGGCTTCTTGGGGATGAAGCGCGATGAGACCACCTACGAGGCCGTCACGTACGCGAACCGCCTGCCAGATGATCTGTCGGGCCGCCAATGCTTCGTGCTCGATCCGATGCTGGCTACCGGCCACACGCTGATCGCGGCGATCGATTATCTGCTCGAGCGCGGCGCTCGCGATGTTACGGCGATCTGCATCCTGGCCGCTCCGGAGGGCCTGAAGGCCCTCGAGGAGCACCTGGCCGATCGTGCAGATGTGCGCATCGTGCTTGCCGCTGTGGACGAGAAGCTCAACGAGCACGGCTACATCGTGCCGGGCCTGGGCGATGCGGGCGACCGCCTGTACGGCGTGGTTGACTGATCCCTCACTACTTTCCCGACGCCGGTGCGCATCTCGCGTACCGGCGTCGCTTTGTGTTCACCGCGCAGCGCGTTCATTTCGGGGGACCTCACGCGCCACCTCGCCATATATGGCAAGAGTGACCGAAAACGCCCCCGAAATGACACTCACCGGATCTCGCCTCGCTCCCATACCGCGCGGGAGCGGCCTTGCGTCCGCACTTTTGCTAGTCTTGGTAAGCGAAAACTGGCGCACCGGCGTCGGGAACGAAAAACGTAACGACGGCGGGCTTCCGCCGGCAAAAAGGAGAATCATGGGCAAGAAGAGCCGTCGCGAGCGCGAGAAGGCGCCGAAGAAGAAGCGCGTACAGTTTGTGGATCGCCCGTTTAAGGGGCTCGATTTCGAGGCGCGCCTTGTGGCGATGCGCGAGATCGTGCCGGCGGCCACCCTGCGCGTGAAGCTGAATGAGGCGCATGGCGGCGAAGATGCACTGATTGTGTCGGTGCTGCCGGGCATGGCGTCGGCGGCGCGCCGCGAGGATGGCGTGGCGATGGCTGCTGCTCAGACGGTGATGAATTCGGGCGACGCCTCGCTCGATATTGCTGATCGCCTGCTGGCCGCTCTCGAGCTGGAGGCTGGCGAGACCGCCGCCGCTTCCGAGCTTCCGGATGCGGACGGCGAGCGCCTGGCTGACGTTCTGGATCTGAGCTTCGAGCCGGAGTTTACGGCGTACTCGAACTTCGCTTTCTGGGTTTCGGAGGATGAGCTTGCCAAACCGGACGTGAAGGCTGCTGTTGAAGAGACCGCCGGCCAGATGGTTCCGACCGTTGAGGTTGAGGGCTTCGAGGGTGCCTTCTGGTGCCGCATGCAGCGCGAGTTTGTGCGTTGGGTGCGCCCTGAGGCGGAGGCCGAGATGCTCGACGCGCTTGCTCGCCTGCAAGCCAAGCGTGAGCTGAACTTCGACGGCGCCGTATTCAAGGGTGCGTTCCGCACGTCGGGCATGTTGATCCCTGTGTGGGAGTTGGAGGCTGGTACGGAGGCTGAGGAGCTCGTGGGCCCGCTGGGCGAGTTTGCTCCGAAGCTTGAGGCTGCGCTCGCTGAGGATACGGCGTTGACGCCGGAGGAGCGCCGAGCTCGTAACGGTATCGTTTCGCGTCAGCTCACGTTGCGCTGATTTTTGGGAGTTTTCCGCCGACGCCGGTGCGCTTTTTGCGTGCCGGCGTCGGTTTGCATTCTGTATAGATTGGCCTATAGATACGCTGAGGGTGGACACGGTTTGCTCCACGAATTGCAAGGCTGCGACGGTGGAGCGGATAGAATGGCCAGGGTGAACGACTGGGAGGTACCGTGAGCGACGTTGAATCTGAGGGGCGCGAGGCCCCGATCCATGTGGCTGTGATTATTCCGGCGAAGGACGAGGCAGAGCGTATCGGCGCAACGGTTCGTGCGGCTCGCGCGATCCCTGGGGTGGATATGGTGATTGTGGTTGACGACGGCTCGAGCGACGATACTCAGGGTGTGGCTCGCGCGGCTGGCGCCTCTGCAATCCGGCACAGCGTGAACCGCGGGAAGGCTGCCGCGATGGAGACGGGCGCGTCGGTGGTTGCGATGCGCGACGCCGATGGGCAGGTTCCGCGGGCGCTTCTGTTTATCGACGCCGATTTGGGTGATTCCGCAATTGAAACAGCCCCGCTGATTGATCCTGTTTTGCACGGTTCGGTGGATTGTACGATCGCCTATTTACCTCCGCAGGAGGGTGCGGGTGGCCATGGTTTTGTCACTGGTGCCGGGCGCAAGGCGATCGAGAACGCGACGGGCTGGGTTCCGTTGGCTCCGCTTTCGGGACAGCGGTGTATTACGCGTGATGCGTTTGAGGCTGTGCGCCCGCTGGCTCACGGTTGGGGCGTTGAGGTTGGCATGACGATCGACCTGCTTGTGGCCGGTTTTACTGTTCAGGAGGTGCCGTGCAACTTGCGGCATCGGGCAACGGCGAATGATCTTTCGGGGCAGTTGCACCGTGCCTCGCAGTATAAGGATGTGCTGCGCGCGGTTGCCGCGCGCAAGGCGAAGCGGATGCGTGTGCCGGCTGATGTACGCGGCCCGAAGGGCGAGGATTTGGCGCCGTATAACGCCTTTGGGCGTTACTGATTGATACTTACGCAGATGAGCGGAACGCCAACGAAGATCGCGGCCATGGGAAGCACGAGGCCGGAATCGTTGAGCGCGAATCCGACGATCGCAAGGGCGCAGATCGCGATCGCC contains the following coding sequences:
- a CDS encoding DUF5926 family protein codes for the protein MGKKSRREREKAPKKKRVQFVDRPFKGLDFEARLVAMREIVPAATLRVKLNEAHGGEDALIVSVLPGMASAARREDGVAMAAAQTVMNSGDASLDIADRLLAALELEAGETAAASELPDADGERLADVLDLSFEPEFTAYSNFAFWVSEDELAKPDVKAAVEETAGQMVPTVEVEGFEGAFWCRMQREFVRWVRPEAEAEMLDALARLQAKRELNFDGAVFKGAFRTSGMLIPVWELEAGTEAEELVGPLGEFAPKLEAALAEDTALTPEERRARNGIVSRQLTLR
- the upp gene encoding uracil phosphoribosyltransferase, with the protein product MEINVIEHPLVSHKLTVLRDKETPSPIFRQIVEEIIMLLSYESTRDVLVEPVEIDTPVAHMTGSALATPGPIVVPILRAGLGMLEGMTRLMPTAEVGFLGMKRDETTYEAVTYANRLPDDLSGRQCFVLDPMLATGHTLIAAIDYLLERGARDVTAICILAAPEGLKALEEHLADRADVRIVLAAVDEKLNEHGYIVPGLGDAGDRLYGVVD
- a CDS encoding nucleoside deaminase — its product is MYEIERVWMGEAFELARRAGDAGDVPVGAVVISPSGEVVGRGYNTRERDADPAGHAEINAMREAAGVLGGWNLSGCTLVVSLEPCTMCAGAIVNARVSRVVFGAWDEKAGAAGSVRDVLRDARLGAPIEVIGGLEQETAARQLGEWFERLR
- a CDS encoding HAD-IC family P-type ATPase, which gives rise to METREILGLSGAEVAERMTDGRRNVLPPSAGKTTWDIIRTNVFTRINAILGVLFAVVLTTGHWIQATFGGLIVVNSVVGIIQELRARKTLSELTILGEEHPQAWRDGELVELEQSEIVLDDVLHIGAGAQIVVDGEVLDSQYLDVDESMLTGESDPVHKAPGDTVMSGSFVVSGSGDYQVTKVGADSYAAKLTAEASKYSLAKSQLQAGINQILKIITWVLIPVGILIVVSQVRQPGTQTYSDVVLRIAGALVPMVPEGLVLITTTAFALGVIRLGLRKCLVQELPAIEGLARVDVVCADKTGTLTENTLEFGDFELVGALGEERAREGLAQLAAADPDPNVTMKAVANELGAPERLWEVVERQPFTSAKKWSGVSFANGEHWVMGAPDVLASGTDVERRATELGDTGLRVLLVGRASVPVTAADAPGQLEPVGLITFVQKIRPDAGDTLDYFARQDVEVKVISGDNARSVGAVTSRLGYDAGTTVDAREIGDDEFAEVVNGNRVFGRVRPDQKQAMVKALQGEGHTVAMTGDGVNDVLALKDADIGVAMGSGASATRSVAKIVLLDDKFATLPYVVAEGRRVIGNIERVANLFLTKTIYSAMLAILVVLAQVPYPFLPIHVSITGWFTIGIPAFILSLPPNNSRARDGFVKRTIRFALPAGFIVGAVSFTTYLVTSGGWNVPQEHMRESTAALLALIIASTWVLACVARPWTWWKITLIVLPLVGYGVFFFWGPAQWFFSLDSSNASMMLTGAGFGLLGAGLIEALWWIVKWSVGIRPTFWKTTPFFDRDENGRISL
- a CDS encoding glycosyltransferase family 2 protein; translation: MSDVESEGREAPIHVAVIIPAKDEAERIGATVRAARAIPGVDMVIVVDDGSSDDTQGVARAAGASAIRHSVNRGKAAAMETGASVVAMRDADGQVPRALLFIDADLGDSAIETAPLIDPVLHGSVDCTIAYLPPQEGAGGHGFVTGAGRKAIENATGWVPLAPLSGQRCITRDAFEAVRPLAHGWGVEVGMTIDLLVAGFTVQEVPCNLRHRATANDLSGQLHRASQYKDVLRAVAARKAKRMRVPADVRGPKGEDLAPYNAFGRY